ACCACCGTCTGTCTTCTGGGCGCTTCGGGTTCCGTAGGAGAATCCACTCTCAAGGTTCTACGCACCTTTCCGGAAGAATTTAGACTTCATTCTTTCAGCGTTCATTCCAATCTCCAGAAAGCTCTGGAGATTCAGAAAGAATTTTCTCCTTCGTTTATATGCGTAAGCTCGGAAAACGCGGATCGATCCGTTCTCGGAAACAAAATCGGAAAGACTGAAATTTTGTATGGAGAATCCGCTCTCACCGAGCTTGTCAAAGATTCTTCCATCGAAATCGTGATTACCGCTATCGTAGGTTCCGTGGGTTTACGTCCAACGATCGCCGCGATCACATCCGGGAAAAGATTAGGAATCGCTAATAAAGAAACGTTAGTCACGTCCGGTCCTCTGATCAATTCCCTGATTCGCAAACACAATACAAAAGTGGTTCCGGTCGATTCGGAACACAACGCACTCTTTCAACTTTTGGAATCCATAAAACCCGAAGCTGTGGATAAAATCATTCTCACCGCATCGGGCGGTTCCTTTCGTGATACGCCGATCGATCAATTGCCTCTGGTCACAAAAGAACAGGCGCTCCACCATCCGACCTGGAGTATGGGTCCGAAGATTACGATCGATTCCAACGGAATGATCAACAAAGGACTCGAGGTCATCGAAGCTCATTTTCTTTTCGGATTCCCTTACGAGAAGATCGGGGTCGTCATTCATCCGCAGAGTATCGCCCACGGAATCGTGGAATTGAAAGACGGAGCTTCGTTTGTTTACGCTTCTTATCCCGATATGATCTTTCCGATCGCACATTCTCTCTTCCATCCGGAACCGGTGCCGCAGGTGTTACGGTCTCATCCATCGAAAGATTGGGGAAAACTGGAATTTAGGGAACCCGATCTGAAACGTTATCCTGGTTTGGCCCTCGCGTTCGAAGCCGGAAAGACAGGCGGAACGGCTCCTTCTATTTTTAACGCGGCCAACGAGGCGGCGGTAGAATTGTTTTTAAAAGACGAGATTCGTTTTGTGGACATTCCACAATACATCTCCGCCGCGTTAGACGAAATTCCAATCACGTATCCTGACACCCTGGAAGGTTACGAAGACGCAGATCGTGTTGCCAGGGAGACCGTCGGAAATCTGAAATCAAGGAAGGCTTTATCCGCATGTTGATCATGGTATTAGGCGCCGTATTTATGTTGGCTATTTCTATTTTTATTCACGAGTTGGGACACCTTCTCTGTGGAATGCTCGTCGGTGTGAAGGCGAGAATTTTTTCAATTGGATACGGTAGAGGCATCTGGAAGAAGAAGGTGGGAGAAACCACTTATCAGATCACCGCGATCCCGGTCGGAGGATACGTTCTTTTTAAAGGCGACGATTACGGCGGAGAAATCAAAGGAGAACCCGGAGAACTATTATCCACTCCGCCTCTCAAAAGAATGATTCCCGTGCTCGGCGGTCCTCTTTTCAATTTGTTTCTCGGTTTTGGTTTATTACTGATTTTGAATTTTCTTGGACACAATCCTCCTGGAAACAGAATCTTTATCGATCCTGCGGATCAAGAATTCTCCGCCGCGTATCAATCCGGACTTCGGACTGGAGACCGGATTCTTAGCATCAATGGAAACAAAACCGAAAAGTTCGAGGACATCGTAACGGGAGTCGGACTTTCTTCGGGAGAAGCACTGAAGCTCGTTGGGGAAAGAGAAGGGAAGAAGTTGGAATGGATCGTAACACCTCGGATCGTATACAACCCAAAACGCGCCTCCGGAATTCCCACGATCGGAGTCGAACCCTTCGGAGAGAGAAGGGTCGTCGCGACATTCAGTTATTCCGAACAATTTCAACACTGGCTTTCCTCCAAGTTGGACAAAACACATGAAGCCGAGAACTACTACCAAGAACGTTTGAAAAAAGCGGTCGAAGGAAGAGACATTCCCGCTGAAGTTCTTTTGGAAAAAGAGAAAGAAGAAAAAGAAAGTCTTCTTCGTTCTCGCGCTCTGACGTATTTAAACGACGGAGACGTGATCCAGACGATCAACGGAAGAACCGTTTCCACCGTGGGAGAACTGCAAAAAATTCTGGGAGAATACCAGAATCAAACCGTAAAGATCGTAGTCGATCGTAAGACCTATCCTTTGGTCAATCCTTGGTCCACCGAAATTGCAAACGTGGACGTTCCCGTTCTCGGAGCAAACATATTAGAATTTAAGAATCTAAGAGATAAAAAATTTCCCGAACTCGGACTTGAATCGTATCAATTCGCGAGTTACGATCCCGAGCTTGGACAAAAACTTCTCAACTTGGCCGTGGACGGAAAAACCTTTCCGAGTTTTGAAGAACTTCTCGCATACGTTAAAGGGAAGAACGGGGAAACTGTTACCGTAGACATGGGAAACCTCAGGCTCGAAGCCGAGCCGAAGGTAAGACCGATCGGACTTTTGGGTTTTAGACCGAACATGAAATTCAATCCGGAGCCGATGGCCAGAGAACTCGGATTTTTAGAATCCTTTGTGGTCGCGGGAACAGACGTCTATGAGAATGTGGAAACCACTCTCAAAGGAATCGGCATGTTGTTTTCCGGAATTCTTTCCGTAAAGGACAGCCTTTCCGGACCCGTGGGAATCGTCTCGTATGCCGGAATCAGTTTGGAGATCGGCTGGCAGACTTACTTGGAGTTTGTCGCGAGGATCTCGATCGCTCTGATGATTATGAATTTACTTCCCATTCCGATGGCGGACGGTGGACATATCGTATTGTATGCGTATGAAGCGATCACCGGAAGACCTCTTCCTGGAAAAGTGATCGAGTCCATCTTTAGAATCGGATTTTTATTCTTACTCGGACTCGGACTCTACGTCACCTTCAACGATGTAACGCGATTTTTCTAAAACGCATGAAAGCATCGAAATATATTTTACCCACAGA
This genomic interval from Leptospira stimsonii contains the following:
- the dxr gene encoding 1-deoxy-D-xylulose-5-phosphate reductoisomerase — encoded protein: MATTVCLLGASGSVGESTLKVLRTFPEEFRLHSFSVHSNLQKALEIQKEFSPSFICVSSENADRSVLGNKIGKTEILYGESALTELVKDSSIEIVITAIVGSVGLRPTIAAITSGKRLGIANKETLVTSGPLINSLIRKHNTKVVPVDSEHNALFQLLESIKPEAVDKIILTASGGSFRDTPIDQLPLVTKEQALHHPTWSMGPKITIDSNGMINKGLEVIEAHFLFGFPYEKIGVVIHPQSIAHGIVELKDGASFVYASYPDMIFPIAHSLFHPEPVPQVLRSHPSKDWGKLEFREPDLKRYPGLALAFEAGKTGGTAPSIFNAANEAAVELFLKDEIRFVDIPQYISAALDEIPITYPDTLEGYEDADRVARETVGNLKSRKALSAC
- a CDS encoding site-2 protease family protein translates to MLIMVLGAVFMLAISIFIHELGHLLCGMLVGVKARIFSIGYGRGIWKKKVGETTYQITAIPVGGYVLFKGDDYGGEIKGEPGELLSTPPLKRMIPVLGGPLFNLFLGFGLLLILNFLGHNPPGNRIFIDPADQEFSAAYQSGLRTGDRILSINGNKTEKFEDIVTGVGLSSGEALKLVGEREGKKLEWIVTPRIVYNPKRASGIPTIGVEPFGERRVVATFSYSEQFQHWLSSKLDKTHEAENYYQERLKKAVEGRDIPAEVLLEKEKEEKESLLRSRALTYLNDGDVIQTINGRTVSTVGELQKILGEYQNQTVKIVVDRKTYPLVNPWSTEIANVDVPVLGANILEFKNLRDKKFPELGLESYQFASYDPELGQKLLNLAVDGKTFPSFEELLAYVKGKNGETVTVDMGNLRLEAEPKVRPIGLLGFRPNMKFNPEPMARELGFLESFVVAGTDVYENVETTLKGIGMLFSGILSVKDSLSGPVGIVSYAGISLEIGWQTYLEFVARISIALMIMNLLPIPMADGGHIVLYAYEAITGRPLPGKVIESIFRIGFLFLLGLGLYVTFNDVTRFF